One Kaistella polysaccharea DNA segment encodes these proteins:
- a CDS encoding SatD family protein, producing the protein MIAIITGDIINSQKSDVETWLPKLKDLMGTWSTTPQNWEVYRGDEFQLKCSVDQVFHRALLLKSLIRSFENLDVRLAIGIGNEVFQSEKITESNGSAYVNSGRLLTDIKSQGRTLAIQTENEKVNRDLNILFKWASIDFDNWTVATAEIIHQLLCNSELTQDDLAKELNITQSSVSQRLKRANFDLIHETDQFFRKKISEL; encoded by the coding sequence ATGATTGCGATTATCACTGGAGATATTATTAATTCTCAAAAATCTGATGTTGAAACATGGCTTCCAAAATTGAAAGATTTAATGGGAACGTGGTCAACAACCCCCCAAAATTGGGAAGTATACCGAGGCGATGAGTTTCAATTAAAATGCAGTGTAGATCAGGTGTTCCACAGAGCACTTCTTTTAAAATCGCTCATAAGAAGTTTTGAAAATTTGGACGTTCGTCTTGCCATCGGGATTGGAAATGAAGTTTTTCAATCTGAAAAAATTACCGAATCAAACGGTTCTGCTTACGTGAATTCAGGAAGATTATTGACCGACATCAAATCTCAGGGAAGAACATTGGCCATACAAACGGAAAATGAAAAAGTAAACAGAGATCTGAATATCCTTTTCAAATGGGCTTCCATTGATTTTGATAACTGGACCGTTGCAACCGCAGAAATAATTCATCAGTTATTATGCAATTCAGAATTAACGCAGGACGACCTTGCAAAAGAATTGAATATCACACAATCATCAGTAAGTCAACGGCTTAAGAGAGCAAACTTCGACTTGATACACGAAACCGATCAGTTTTTCAGAAAAAAAATATCAGAATTATAA
- a CDS encoding DUF3307 domain-containing protein has protein sequence MIFIPLILAHLLGDFILQPNSWVADKEKKKGGSIYLYIHILLHTILAFVFLWDRNLWWIALIIGVTHFLIDWAKLQFQTAKTKRTWFFIDQIAHLLVIGVMSIIYFPFFRWEDLFNHRTLQLITALVFLTVPSSILIKTVISIWTPVTVEHSKIQTESLVNAGKYIGILERLLVFIFILVNHWEGVGFMIAAKSVFRFSDLAEAKQRKLTEYVLIGTLLSFGIAVLTGILVKI, from the coding sequence ATGATTTTTATTCCTCTCATATTGGCACATTTATTAGGAGATTTTATTCTTCAGCCTAATTCCTGGGTGGCTGATAAAGAGAAGAAAAAGGGCGGAAGTATCTATTTATATATTCATATTCTTTTACACACCATTCTCGCTTTTGTATTTTTATGGGATCGTAATTTGTGGTGGATTGCTTTAATAATAGGTGTTACCCATTTTTTAATTGATTGGGCAAAACTTCAATTTCAAACTGCTAAGACGAAAAGAACCTGGTTTTTTATTGATCAAATCGCACATCTTTTAGTAATCGGAGTGATGTCAATTATCTATTTTCCTTTTTTCAGATGGGAAGATTTATTTAATCACAGAACGCTGCAACTCATCACCGCTTTGGTTTTTCTCACGGTTCCATCTTCCATTCTAATAAAAACGGTAATCTCAATCTGGACGCCCGTTACGGTAGAACACAGTAAAATACAGACAGAATCCCTAGTCAATGCGGGAAAATACATTGGAATTCTTGAAAGACTTTTAGTTTTCATCTTTATCCTCGTGAATCATTGGGAAGGCGTGGGATTTATGATTGCCGCAAAATCAGTTTTTCGGTTTAGCGATTTAGCCGAAGCAAAACAGAGAAAGCTGACAGAATATGTCTTGATAGGAACTTTGCTAAGTTTTGGAATCGCGGTTCTAACAGGAATTTTAGTTAAAATATAG
- the purC gene encoding phosphoribosylaminoimidazolesuccinocarboxamide synthase: MTKGAMLYEGKAKQVFETDNPNEVIVRFKDDATAFNAQKRGNVDLKGEMNNAITTLIFEYLNKKGIPTHFIKKIDEREQLVKKVRIIPLEMVVRNYSAGSMAQRLGVAEGIKSPVTIFDICYKRDDLGDPLINDHHAVFLGAATYEELDAMYELTSDINDILIELFDEMNIILVDFKIELGKDSNGKIILADEISPDTCRLWDKDTMKKLDKDRFRRDLGEVTEAYVEIYERLKKVLNK; encoded by the coding sequence ATGACAAAAGGAGCAATGCTTTATGAAGGAAAAGCAAAGCAGGTTTTTGAAACCGATAATCCAAATGAAGTGATTGTCCGTTTTAAAGATGATGCAACCGCTTTCAATGCACAGAAAAGAGGTAATGTAGACCTCAAAGGTGAAATGAACAATGCGATTACAACATTGATTTTTGAATATCTGAACAAAAAAGGTATTCCAACCCATTTCATCAAGAAAATAGATGAAAGAGAACAGCTCGTTAAAAAAGTGCGTATTATTCCTTTAGAAATGGTTGTTCGAAACTATTCCGCAGGAAGCATGGCGCAACGCCTGGGTGTGGCTGAAGGAATAAAATCTCCCGTTACAATCTTTGATATTTGTTATAAGAGAGATGATCTTGGAGATCCACTCATCAATGATCATCACGCAGTTTTTCTAGGTGCAGCGACTTATGAAGAACTTGATGCAATGTATGAATTGACCTCAGATATTAATGATATCTTAATTGAACTTTTTGATGAAATGAATATCATATTGGTGGATTTTAAAATTGAACTGGGTAAAGATTCAAACGGCAAAATAATTTTGGCGGATGAGATTTCCCCTGATACCTGCAGACTTTGGGACAAAGACACCATGAAAAAACTCGATAAAGACCGATTCAGACGAGATTTAGGTGAAGTTACCGAAGCATATGTAGAAATTTATGAACGGTTAAAAAAAGTTTTAAACAAATAA
- the purF gene encoding amidophosphoribosyltransferase: protein MKDLNQHREDYLNHFKDNVYERNILKKDDPFDAPQEECGIFGLYSDNDLDTFSLSQFGLFALQHRGQEACGISVMNHGKIFNIKDEGLVLDVYKEIREPETFMGNSAIGHTRYTTAGDKKKYNFQPFFAKNEYDQIILSIAHNGNLTNAKQLKRELEAEGVVFKATSDSEVILRLIQKNLDLGLRGAIKTTMEKIEGAYSVVGMTRNKFFAFRDFHGIRPLVLGAIDEKTYVVASESVALDAVGAQYVRDILPGEIVYTNENETGLHSFLVKENCEKRICAFEYIYFARPDSIMEGINVHEIREKSGAKIWEQAPVEADIVIGVPDSGVPAAIGFSIASGIPFRPVLIKNRYIGRSFIVPTQEMRERIVNLKLNPIVSEIKGKRVVIIDDSIVRGTTSKRLVKILKEAGVKEIHFRSVSPPIIAPCYLGIDTPSKDDLISANMSVEELRKYLGVDTLEFLSMDNLKVILGSSNHCFGCFTEEYPVPKGDDRDLFE from the coding sequence ATGAAAGATTTAAATCAACACAGAGAAGATTATTTAAACCATTTTAAAGATAATGTTTACGAGCGCAACATTCTAAAAAAAGACGATCCCTTCGATGCACCGCAGGAAGAATGTGGCATTTTCGGACTTTATTCTGATAATGATTTGGATACATTTTCACTCTCCCAGTTTGGTCTTTTTGCTTTGCAGCATCGTGGTCAGGAAGCTTGTGGAATTTCAGTAATGAATCACGGTAAGATTTTCAACATCAAAGATGAAGGTTTGGTGCTGGATGTGTACAAAGAAATTCGGGAGCCAGAAACCTTTATGGGAAATTCTGCAATCGGACACACGAGATATACCACCGCAGGAGACAAGAAAAAATATAATTTCCAGCCATTTTTTGCCAAAAACGAATACGATCAGATTATTCTATCGATTGCACATAATGGAAATTTAACCAATGCTAAACAGTTAAAAAGGGAATTAGAAGCTGAAGGCGTCGTTTTTAAAGCAACTTCTGACTCCGAAGTTATTTTAAGATTGATTCAAAAAAATCTGGATTTAGGTTTACGCGGCGCCATTAAAACGACCATGGAAAAAATCGAAGGTGCGTATTCTGTTGTAGGAATGACCCGTAATAAATTTTTCGCATTTCGTGATTTTCATGGAATTCGTCCTCTTGTTTTGGGAGCAATCGATGAGAAAACCTATGTTGTTGCTTCGGAATCTGTTGCTTTGGATGCCGTAGGAGCACAATATGTTCGGGACATTTTGCCCGGAGAAATTGTCTACACCAATGAAAATGAAACGGGTTTACATAGCTTTTTGGTAAAAGAAAACTGCGAAAAAAGAATTTGCGCTTTTGAATACATCTATTTTGCGCGCCCGGATTCTATCATGGAAGGAATAAATGTTCACGAAATTCGAGAAAAATCTGGAGCGAAAATCTGGGAACAGGCGCCGGTTGAAGCTGACATTGTAATCGGCGTACCAGATTCTGGCGTGCCTGCAGCAATCGGTTTTTCTATTGCATCTGGAATTCCTTTTCGGCCAGTTTTGATTAAGAACAGATATATCGGCCGAAGCTTTATCGTTCCTACACAGGAAATGCGGGAACGTATTGTAAATCTTAAACTCAATCCTATTGTTTCGGAAATTAAAGGAAAGCGCGTCGTGATTATTGATGATTCTATCGTTCGTGGTACCACTTCAAAACGTTTGGTGAAAATATTAAAAGAGGCGGGCGTGAAGGAAATCCATTTCCGTAGTGTATCTCCGCCAATCATCGCGCCGTGTTATTTGGGAATTGATACACCATCGAAGGACGATTTAATTTCAGCAAATATGAGCGTAGAAGAACTTCGAAAATATTTGGGTGTTGATACGCTTGAATTCCTAAGTATGGATAATCTTAAAGTTATTCTTGGCAGTTCTAATCACTGTTTTGGTTGCTTCACGGAAGAATATCCGGTTCCGAAAGGTGACGATAGAGATTTGTTTGAATAA
- a CDS encoding porin family protein, whose amino-acid sequence MKKLFLGAAVAMSTLTFAQQFGVKAGMNVSSLSTEEGLSDQGSKIGFNAGVFMNAPIAENFSIQPELLYSQMGDKYNQNIAGTTYARSRNLDYITLPVMFQYNATPSFYLEAGPEFGLLVTAKNKYTNESSNSTIGESANYKDDLNSFNAGLGLGAGYYFTPQVGVTARYVAGLTDIFKDGNNSGSAVKNNVFQVGLAYKF is encoded by the coding sequence ATGAAAAAGTTATTTTTAGGTGCAGCAGTAGCAATGAGTACATTGACATTTGCACAACAATTCGGAGTTAAAGCAGGTATGAACGTTTCTTCATTATCTACAGAAGAAGGATTAAGCGACCAAGGATCAAAAATTGGTTTTAACGCAGGTGTATTTATGAATGCTCCAATCGCGGAAAACTTTAGTATCCAACCTGAGTTGTTATATTCACAAATGGGTGACAAATACAACCAAAACATCGCTGGAACAACTTATGCGAGATCAAGAAATTTAGATTATATCACATTACCAGTAATGTTCCAATATAATGCGACTCCATCTTTCTATTTAGAAGCAGGTCCAGAATTCGGATTGCTAGTTACAGCGAAAAACAAGTACACTAACGAAAGCAGTAACAGTACTATCGGAGAATCTGCAAACTACAAAGACGATTTAAACAGTTTTAATGCTGGTCTTGGTTTAGGTGCCGGTTATTATTTTACGCCACAAGTTGGTGTTACAGCTAGATATGTTGCAGGTTTGACAGATATTTTCAAAGATGGAAATAATTCTGGTTCTGCAGTGAAAAACAATGTATTCCAAGTTGGATTGGCTTACAAATTTTAA
- the aroB gene encoding 3-dehydroquinate synthase, with product MISILDNDFSQLNTFIEKLNPTQLLILVDENTHEHCLPVLLGNLETEIPFEILEIEAGEEMKTLETAAQLWEILTDFKTDRKALMINLGGGVITDLGGFISSTYKRGIPFINIPTTLLGMCDASIGGKTGIDHQYLKNIIGTFSEPEHIFVFPDFLKTLPFGELRSGFAEMLKHGLIADKKHWKDLQNMTALTAENIFPFIETSMKIKQNVVKIDFREENIRKTLNFGHTVGHAIESLFLKKNTPILHGEAVAMGMICETQISLLENLLSPNDTEEIIEGIRRFFPKLTISDFTEEEILGLMNNDKKNEGGKINFSLLTSIGISVFDQSIDLKNIATALHFYQNLA from the coding sequence ATGATTTCCATCTTAGATAATGATTTCTCGCAACTCAACACATTTATTGAAAAACTCAATCCTACACAGCTTTTAATTTTAGTTGATGAAAATACGCATGAACATTGTCTGCCAGTTTTACTGGGTAATTTAGAAACCGAAATTCCTTTCGAGATCCTGGAAATTGAAGCCGGCGAGGAAATGAAAACACTGGAAACTGCTGCACAACTTTGGGAAATCCTTACTGATTTTAAAACCGATCGAAAAGCGCTGATGATTAATCTTGGCGGCGGAGTAATTACGGATTTGGGCGGATTTATTTCTTCAACTTATAAAAGAGGAATACCATTTATTAATATTCCTACCACACTTTTGGGAATGTGCGACGCTTCTATTGGTGGTAAAACAGGGATCGATCATCAATATTTAAAGAATATAATCGGTACATTTTCAGAACCTGAACACATCTTTGTATTTCCTGACTTTTTAAAAACACTACCCTTCGGCGAACTTCGCAGTGGTTTTGCAGAAATGCTGAAACATGGTCTCATTGCAGATAAAAAACACTGGAAAGATTTGCAAAACATGACCGCTCTTACTGCGGAAAATATTTTTCCTTTTATTGAAACATCGATGAAAATTAAGCAGAATGTCGTTAAAATAGACTTCCGGGAAGAAAATATTCGCAAGACTTTAAATTTCGGACATACCGTAGGACACGCAATTGAAAGCTTATTTCTGAAAAAAAACACACCCATTCTCCATGGTGAAGCTGTAGCGATGGGAATGATCTGCGAAACACAAATTTCCCTCCTGGAAAATTTACTATCACCAAACGACACCGAGGAAATTATTGAAGGAATTAGAAGATTTTTTCCAAAATTGACCATCAGTGATTTTACAGAAGAAGAAATTCTTGGCCTGATGAACAATGATAAAAAGAACGAAGGTGGTAAAATAAATTTTTCTTTACTAACCTCAATCGGAATTTCTGTATTTGATCAGTCAATTGATTTAAAAAATATTGCTACGGCATTACATTTTTATCAAAATCTGGCATAG
- a CDS encoding proline dehydrogenase family protein, with the protein MSIFDNTQIAFADKTDSQLKKAYWMFKAIEQPAVTGLGISVLNFTVKNNVPFVNTIVRNTLFEQFCGGETREQSMKVVKQMFKHHVGSIFDYAIEGKAEEASFDETCEEIKQNIKFAEGNPAIPFVVFKPTGFGRIEIYEEVGKNVELTTSQKEEWARVVKRYEEVCQMAFDRNVVLMIDAEDSWMQDATDILVTEMMEKFNKEKAIIWNTLQMYRTGRMEYLAKDLEKAKEKNYFLGYKFVRGAYMEKERERAAAMNYPDPIQPTKQASDDNYNASIDFVLNNLDFVSAFFGTHNEKSTELVMDKMKAMGLANDHPQIYFGQLYGMSDNITYYLGSEKYNVCKYLPYGPVKDVVPYLTRRAQENTSVAGQTGRELGLIAKELKRRKGI; encoded by the coding sequence ATGAGCATTTTTGATAATACCCAAATTGCCTTCGCAGACAAGACAGATTCTCAACTGAAAAAGGCGTACTGGATGTTTAAAGCAATTGAACAGCCAGCTGTAACAGGTCTTGGAATATCCGTTCTAAACTTTACGGTGAAAAACAACGTACCCTTTGTAAATACAATCGTGCGGAATACCCTGTTTGAGCAATTTTGTGGAGGTGAAACGCGCGAGCAAAGTATGAAGGTAGTGAAACAGATGTTTAAGCATCATGTGGGAAGTATTTTTGACTATGCAATTGAGGGAAAAGCAGAAGAAGCTTCTTTTGATGAAACATGTGAGGAAATTAAACAAAACATAAAATTTGCAGAAGGAAATCCCGCGATACCGTTTGTGGTTTTTAAACCTACTGGTTTTGGTAGAATTGAAATTTATGAAGAAGTCGGGAAAAATGTCGAATTAACCACGTCTCAGAAGGAAGAGTGGGCGAGAGTTGTGAAGCGGTATGAAGAAGTTTGCCAAATGGCTTTCGATCGGAATGTTGTATTAATGATTGATGCGGAAGACAGCTGGATGCAAGATGCAACAGATATTTTGGTCACAGAAATGATGGAAAAATTCAATAAAGAAAAAGCCATCATCTGGAATACGCTCCAAATGTATAGAACCGGAAGAATGGAATATTTGGCAAAAGATTTAGAAAAAGCAAAAGAGAAAAATTATTTCTTGGGTTATAAATTTGTTCGCGGCGCCTATATGGAAAAAGAGCGCGAACGCGCAGCAGCCATGAATTATCCAGATCCGATACAGCCTACGAAGCAGGCTTCTGATGATAATTATAATGCGTCGATTGATTTCGTTTTAAATAATTTAGATTTCGTTTCAGCCTTTTTCGGTACGCACAATGAAAAATCGACGGAACTTGTAATGGATAAAATGAAAGCGATGGGTTTAGCCAACGATCATCCTCAGATTTATTTTGGGCAGCTCTACGGAATGAGTGACAATATTACTTATTATTTGGGTTCAGAGAAATATAACGTGTGCAAATATCTGCCCTACGGACCTGTGAAAGATGTTGTACCTTATTTAACCAGACGCGCGCAGGAAAATACTTCCGTTGCCGGACAAACTGGTCGAGAATTAGGTCTTATCGCGAAAGAACTAAAAAGAAGAAAAGGTATTTAA